The Geobacter sp. AOG2 genome includes a window with the following:
- a CDS encoding cytochrome c3 family protein, producing the protein MDWIGQNVVSAVIIVLSVVMLTGSACAAPEIITMKNGVMFRHKAHMAATHTCRSCHEAVPGKIEGFGKEWAHRNCKGCHGEQNAGPYHCAGCHMKVYD; encoded by the coding sequence ATGGATTGGATCGGCCAAAACGTGGTTTCTGCCGTCATTATTGTTTTGAGCGTGGTTATGCTCACAGGTTCGGCCTGCGCTGCTCCCGAGATAATCACCATGAAAAACGGCGTCATGTTCAGGCACAAGGCCCACATGGCCGCGACCCACACCTGCCGGAGCTGTCATGAAGCAGTACCGGGCAAAATCGAAGGCTTCGGCAAGGAGTGGGCGCACAGGAACTGCAAGGGGTGTCACGGTGAACAAAATGCGGGGCCCTATCACTGCGCCGGCTGTCATATGAAGGTGTATGACTAG